The following are from one region of the Candidatus Eremiobacterota bacterium genome:
- a CDS encoding DUF4870 domain-containing protein produces MDCFFHNAVPSVAPCRVCRKPICASCRNQNGDCPSCVLAARIDAARQTGAINGGVGPSSGSYQEPAGGAAYSAPPPEPPPPPPRVQRSAAVACRPETRALVALSYPFWPLALLALLDSKGSYFARRQAWQALGFNGGLFGFSAFLTAAAAIPILGFSVWPLLTFIFPIWVVASVIYAVKVWNGDDVNVPIVSDWVDARLPAPQAQT; encoded by the coding sequence GTGGATTGCTTCTTTCACAACGCCGTTCCGTCCGTCGCCCCGTGCCGGGTCTGCAGAAAACCGATCTGCGCATCCTGCCGCAACCAGAACGGCGATTGCCCCAGCTGCGTTCTTGCCGCCCGCATCGACGCGGCGCGCCAAACCGGCGCGATCAACGGCGGCGTCGGGCCGTCGTCCGGCTCGTACCAAGAGCCCGCCGGCGGAGCGGCCTACTCGGCGCCGCCGCCCGAGCCGCCTCCTCCGCCGCCGCGCGTGCAGCGTTCGGCCGCGGTCGCTTGCCGGCCCGAGACGCGCGCGCTCGTCGCGCTGAGCTATCCGTTCTGGCCGCTCGCGCTGCTGGCGCTCCTCGACTCGAAGGGTTCGTACTTCGCGCGGCGTCAGGCCTGGCAGGCTCTTGGCTTCAACGGCGGCTTGTTCGGCTTCTCGGCGTTCCTGACGGCGGCCGCGGCGATTCCGATCCTAGGCTTCAGCGTGTGGCCGCTGCTCACGTTCATCTTCCCGATCTGGGTCGTGGCGAGCGTGATCTACGCGGTCAAGGTGTGGAACGGCGACGACGTCAACGTCCCGATCGTCAGCGACTGGGTTGACGCGCGCCTTCCCGCTCCGCAAGCGCAGACGTAA
- a CDS encoding aminopeptidase P family protein, which translates to MADKPTVSHDTGNPDNLLRFMMTGWATAPATPASPVDGAERFAARRAALSRAFPGETLIVPTGHEKIRANDTPYRFRPGTNFYYLSGNTEPDNVLVLAPQPDGHAATLYAEPNPGKSDATFFTDRMKGELWVGPRLGLAQTAQRYGIPAKPLAELAADLAGAISRAPYRVLRGIDPALDASIPPQAERDTELAAHLSEMRLIKDELEVRELRRAIEATHRGFDDVVRALPEAQTERTIEGVFNLRARVDGNDTGYGTIAASGPNATTLHWTRNDRRIGENELLLLDAGVETESLYTADVTRTIPISGRFTPEQRAIYDLVLAAQKAALAECKPGNDFLAPNRAAMRVLAAGLEQLGILSSAAEALREENQFYKRYSLHNVSHMLGLDVHDCAAARAEAYKLGALRTGMVLTVEPGLYFQLDDLTVPARYRGIGLRIEDDVLITERGVDVLSAAIPREADEVEAWVTSALAEREGARQPSR; encoded by the coding sequence ATGGCCGACAAGCCCACCGTGTCGCACGACACCGGCAACCCCGACAACCTGCTGCGCTTCATGATGACCGGCTGGGCGACGGCGCCCGCGACCCCGGCGAGCCCGGTGGACGGTGCCGAGCGCTTCGCGGCGCGGCGCGCGGCGCTCTCGCGCGCGTTCCCCGGCGAGACGCTCATCGTCCCGACCGGGCACGAGAAGATCCGCGCCAACGACACGCCGTACCGCTTTCGGCCGGGGACGAATTTCTATTACCTGAGCGGCAACACCGAGCCGGACAACGTGCTGGTGCTGGCGCCGCAGCCCGACGGCCACGCCGCGACGCTCTACGCCGAGCCGAACCCGGGGAAGTCCGACGCGACGTTCTTCACCGACCGCATGAAGGGCGAGCTGTGGGTCGGCCCGCGCTTAGGCCTGGCGCAGACGGCGCAGCGCTACGGCATCCCGGCCAAGCCGCTCGCCGAACTGGCCGCCGATCTGGCGGGCGCAATCTCTCGCGCGCCGTATCGGGTGCTGCGCGGCATCGATCCCGCGCTCGACGCGTCGATTCCGCCGCAGGCCGAGCGCGACACGGAGCTCGCCGCGCACTTGTCGGAGATGCGGCTGATCAAGGACGAGCTCGAAGTGCGGGAGCTGCGGCGTGCCATCGAGGCGACGCACCGCGGGTTCGACGACGTCGTGCGCGCGCTCCCCGAGGCGCAAACGGAGCGCACCATCGAGGGCGTCTTCAACTTGCGCGCGCGCGTCGACGGCAACGACACCGGCTACGGCACGATCGCCGCCAGCGGCCCGAACGCGACCACGCTGCACTGGACGCGCAACGACCGCCGCATCGGCGAGAACGAATTGCTGCTGCTCGACGCCGGCGTCGAGACGGAGTCGCTCTACACCGCCGACGTCACCCGCACGATCCCGATCAGCGGCCGCTTCACGCCCGAACAGCGCGCGATCTACGACCTCGTGCTCGCCGCGCAGAAGGCCGCGCTCGCCGAGTGCAAGCCGGGCAACGACTTTCTCGCGCCGAACCGCGCCGCGATGCGCGTGCTGGCGGCCGGCTTGGAACAGCTCGGCATCCTCTCGTCGGCGGCGGAAGCGCTGCGCGAGGAGAACCAGTTCTACAAGCGCTACTCGCTGCACAACGTCAGCCACATGCTGGGTCTCGACGTGCACGACTGCGCCGCCGCGCGCGCCGAAGCGTACAAGCTCGGCGCTTTGCGAACGGGGATGGTGCTGACCGTCGAGCCGGGACTCTACTTCCAGCTCGACGATCTCACCGTGCCGGCCCGCTACCGCGGGATCGGCCTGCGCATCGAGGACGACGTGCTGATCACCGAGCGCGGCGTCGACGTGCTCTCGGCGGCGATCCCGCGCGAAGCGGACGAAGTCGAAGCCTGGGTTACGTCTGCGCTTGCGGAGCGGGAAGGCGCGCGTCAACCCAGTCGCTGA
- a CDS encoding deoxyribodipyrimidine photo-lyase gives MARAVFAFSRDLRLSDHAGLAAAARHGEVVAVHVIDPVSAARLRRSPRRAAYYCAAVRALDEALRARGSALIVRRGNPGPVLRALARAVGAGVVGWSCGYDAKSIRRDRDVQSTLEEAGLRALPVHDAPAVPPEESAAEHSRGDGYRAFVPYHARWKTLIPTAAAGTAAFAALEIASEPLPIPEEFGSQASAPDAVGEEAARKQLTAFLAGPALQYGVARNVPGSGETSHLAAPLSFGTLAAREVVRAACERASDAFLLVEERTSLKLFLRALAQRDFFLQLAWFNESLAEEPLQPKMRAFHFARTHAALDPWRSGRTGYPLIDAGIRELRATGWMHPRVRAIAASFLCFDLGVDWRVGRDEWDHYLIEDDPALAAGNWQWIAGVGADLAAYPRIYNPLKQARRFDPAARYVRRWIPELAGLPDAAILEPNEGRRQRQLQLPLFGGGAYPEPVVDHETVARAFLERYAREVRAPA, from the coding sequence GTGGCCCGGGCGGTTTTCGCTTTTTCGAGGGACCTGCGCCTGAGCGATCACGCCGGGCTTGCAGCCGCGGCGCGCCACGGCGAGGTCGTCGCGGTCCACGTGATCGATCCCGTCTCGGCGGCGCGGCTGCGACGCTCGCCCCGCCGGGCCGCATACTACTGCGCCGCGGTGCGCGCGCTCGACGAAGCGCTGCGCGCGCGCGGCAGCGCGCTGATCGTGCGCCGCGGCAATCCCGGCCCGGTGCTGCGTGCGCTGGCCCGTGCGGTCGGCGCTGGCGTCGTCGGCTGGAGCTGCGGCTACGACGCCAAGAGCATCCGCCGCGACCGCGACGTGCAGTCGACGCTCGAGGAAGCGGGGCTGCGCGCGCTCCCCGTCCACGACGCGCCGGCCGTCCCGCCCGAAGAGTCGGCTGCGGAGCACAGCCGCGGCGACGGCTACCGCGCCTTCGTCCCGTACCACGCGCGCTGGAAGACGCTGATCCCGACCGCCGCCGCGGGCACGGCCGCGTTCGCCGCGCTGGAGATCGCCAGCGAACCGCTCCCCATCCCCGAGGAGTTCGGCTCGCAGGCGAGCGCGCCGGACGCGGTCGGCGAAGAGGCCGCGCGCAAGCAGCTGACGGCGTTCCTGGCCGGGCCGGCGCTGCAGTACGGCGTCGCGCGCAACGTCCCGGGCTCGGGCGAGACCTCGCATCTCGCCGCGCCGCTCTCGTTCGGCACGCTGGCGGCGCGCGAGGTCGTGCGCGCGGCGTGCGAGCGCGCCTCGGACGCGTTTCTGCTGGTCGAGGAGCGCACCTCGCTGAAGTTGTTCCTGCGCGCGCTCGCGCAACGCGACTTCTTTCTGCAGCTTGCGTGGTTCAACGAGTCGCTCGCCGAGGAGCCGCTGCAGCCAAAGATGCGCGCCTTTCACTTCGCGCGCACGCACGCGGCGCTCGATCCGTGGCGCAGCGGCCGGACCGGCTACCCGCTGATCGACGCCGGGATCCGCGAGCTGCGCGCGACCGGCTGGATGCACCCGCGCGTGCGCGCGATCGCGGCCTCGTTCTTGTGCTTCGACCTGGGGGTCGACTGGCGGGTCGGCCGCGACGAATGGGACCACTACCTGATCGAGGACGACCCTGCGCTCGCCGCCGGCAACTGGCAGTGGATCGCCGGGGTCGGCGCCGACTTGGCCGCCTACCCGCGCATCTACAACCCGCTCAAGCAAGCCCGCCGCTTCGACCCGGCGGCCCGCTACGTCCGCCGCTGGATCCCGGAGCTCGCCGGCCTCCCGGACGCCGCGATCCTCGAACCCAACGAAGGCCGCCGGCAGCGCCAGCTGCAGCTCCCGCTCTTCGGCGGGGGTGCCTACCCCGAGCCAGTCGTCGACCACGAGACCGTCGCCCGCGCCTTCCTCGAACGCTACGCCCGCGAGGTCCGGGCGCCAGCCTAG
- a CDS encoding cytochrome c translates to MQSKPFAFLAAGALAASILAGCSKGSDQSSSSTTTTTTTQSSPVASSATSAMTAATGDAAHGKAIFTANCATCHGQTGTEGGIGPPLKNEKSRKNYAQTVAWIKNPQPPMAKLYPSPLNEKDVEDVAAYVQSL, encoded by the coding sequence ATGCAGTCCAAGCCGTTCGCATTTCTGGCCGCCGGCGCGCTCGCCGCGTCGATCCTCGCCGGGTGCTCGAAAGGAAGCGATCAGTCGTCGAGCAGCACGACGACGACGACCACGACCCAGTCCTCGCCCGTCGCGTCTTCGGCCACCTCGGCGATGACCGCAGCGACCGGCGACGCCGCGCACGGCAAGGCGATCTTCACCGCAAACTGCGCGACGTGCCACGGCCAAACCGGCACCGAAGGTGGGATCGGGCCGCCCCTCAAGAACGAGAAGAGCCGCAAAAACTACGCGCAGACGGTCGCCTGGATCAAGAACCCGCAGCCGCCGATGGCCAAGCTGTATCCCTCGCCGCTGAACGAGAAAGACGTCGAGGACGTCGCGGCCTACGTGCAGAGCCTGTAG
- the moaA gene encoding GTP 3',8-cyclase MoaA, translating to MEVARSRAPDAVGKTRVYPLPTAKTTAVIDLIEQVAEPLVDAFRRPITYLRVSVTDRCNLRCVYCMPEAGLPWIPKPDILTYEEITAIVRAAASIGVRSIRLTGGEPLIRRDLHQLVGMIAAIPGIDDIALSTNGLLLEQQAPALAAAGLRRVNVSLDTLQEDRFTAIARRPGLGKVLAGIDAAIAAGLTPVKLNCVLMRGTNDDELEAFAQMTRDRAVHIRFIEVMPVTENVELQRDAWISSDEVLERLSALGELTPVPNPHGNGPARTFAYEGAPGTVGVISPLAHDYCERCNRVRLSADGRLKLCLFGDNLIDLRTPLRSGGGEEAIVSLFRASMHVKPERHHLALGETASMMRAFSEIGG from the coding sequence ATGGAGGTGGCGCGCTCCCGCGCGCCTGACGCGGTAGGCAAGACCCGGGTATACCCCCTGCCGACCGCGAAGACTACGGCTGTGATCGACCTGATCGAGCAGGTAGCCGAACCCCTCGTCGACGCTTTCCGGCGGCCGATCACCTACCTGCGCGTCTCGGTGACCGACCGCTGCAACCTGCGCTGCGTCTACTGCATGCCGGAAGCCGGTCTCCCCTGGATCCCGAAGCCGGACATCCTCACCTACGAGGAGATCACGGCGATCGTCCGCGCCGCCGCGAGCATCGGCGTGCGGAGCATCCGCCTGACCGGCGGCGAGCCGCTGATCCGCCGCGACCTGCACCAGCTGGTCGGGATGATCGCGGCGATCCCCGGCATCGACGACATCGCGCTCTCGACGAACGGTTTGCTCCTGGAGCAGCAGGCCCCCGCGCTGGCTGCCGCCGGCCTGCGCCGCGTGAACGTCTCGCTCGACACCCTTCAAGAGGACCGCTTCACCGCGATCGCCCGCCGTCCGGGCCTAGGCAAAGTTCTCGCCGGCATCGACGCTGCCATCGCCGCCGGCCTGACCCCGGTCAAGCTGAACTGCGTACTGATGCGCGGCACGAACGACGATGAGCTCGAAGCCTTCGCGCAGATGACGCGCGACCGCGCGGTCCACATTCGTTTCATCGAGGTCATGCCGGTCACCGAAAACGTCGAGCTGCAGCGCGACGCCTGGATCTCGTCCGACGAAGTCCTCGAACGCCTCTCCGCGCTCGGCGAGCTCACCCCGGTTCCGAACCCGCACGGCAACGGCCCCGCGCGCACGTTCGCATACGAGGGTGCTCCCGGCACCGTCGGCGTCATCTCCCCGCTCGCGCACGATTACTGCGAGCGCTGCAACCGCGTGCGCCTCTCCGCCGACGGCCGCTTAAAGCTCTGCCTCTTCGGCGACAACCTGATCGACCTGCGCACGCCGCTGCGCAGTGGTGGCGGCGAAGAAGCGATCGTCTCGCTCTTCCGCGCCTCGATGCACGTCAAGCCCGAGCGCCACCACCTAGCCCTCGGCGAAACCGCCTCGATGATGCGAGCCTTCAGCGAAATCGGCGGCTAA
- the queG gene encoding tRNA epoxyqueuosine(34) reductase QueG: MEACRRSDAAALTAAVKAAARECGASAVRIAAADADPATRARMQDSLARGDLATWSYDDAYARTASDPAQLLPGARSVICVAVAYATPVPRERRGRGRVSAYAWSRDYHRRMQTMLRAIAARIDALATAEHGAHGEPATRVVCDTAPLAERAFAARAGLGWVGKHTSLIVKGLGSAVFLGEIVTTLELEPDQPLRTSCGSCTRCVDVCPTGALRGDYTLDATRCISDLTQRRDAIPRALRPLLGTWVWGCDLCNDACPPSIRAGRAGDAAFVPLAEETAEPDLHGLLRLRGSAFKRLRATAMGWRGAAVLRRNAAVALGNGLDRADVPALAGALRDDPSALVRSHAAWALGRIGSPQAFAALRAVAETERDPAVRDEVAAALEPSRPATAFKEVRL; encoded by the coding sequence GTGGAGGCTTGCCGACGCTCTGACGCCGCCGCGCTGACGGCGGCCGTCAAGGCTGCGGCGCGCGAATGCGGCGCGAGCGCCGTGCGCATCGCCGCGGCCGACGCGGACCCGGCAACCCGCGCGCGGATGCAAGACTCGCTCGCGCGCGGCGACTTGGCGACGTGGTCGTACGACGACGCGTATGCGCGTACGGCCAGCGACCCGGCGCAGCTCTTGCCCGGCGCGCGCAGCGTGATCTGCGTCGCGGTCGCGTACGCGACGCCGGTCCCGCGCGAGCGCCGCGGGCGCGGGCGCGTCTCGGCGTACGCGTGGTCGCGCGACTACCACCGCCGCATGCAGACGATGCTGCGCGCGATCGCAGCGCGCATCGACGCGCTCGCCACAGCGGAACACGGTGCGCACGGCGAGCCGGCGACGCGGGTCGTCTGCGACACGGCGCCGCTCGCGGAGCGCGCGTTCGCGGCGCGCGCGGGACTCGGATGGGTCGGCAAGCACACGAGCCTCATCGTCAAAGGGCTCGGATCCGCCGTCTTTCTCGGCGAGATCGTCACAACGCTCGAGCTCGAGCCCGATCAGCCGTTGCGCACGTCGTGCGGCAGCTGCACGCGCTGTGTCGACGTCTGCCCGACCGGCGCGCTGCGCGGCGACTACACGCTGGACGCGACGCGCTGCATCAGCGACCTGACCCAGCGCCGCGACGCGATCCCGCGCGCGCTTCGCCCGCTCCTCGGCACGTGGGTGTGGGGCTGCGACCTCTGCAACGACGCCTGCCCGCCGAGCATCCGCGCCGGCCGCGCGGGCGACGCCGCCTTCGTCCCGCTGGCGGAAGAGACAGCCGAGCCCGATCTGCACGGTCTCCTTCGCCTGCGCGGCTCGGCGTTCAAGCGGCTGCGCGCCACCGCGATGGGCTGGCGCGGTGCCGCCGTCTTGCGCCGGAACGCCGCCGTCGCGCTCGGCAACGGCCTCGACCGTGCCGACGTGCCCGCACTGGCCGGCGCGCTCCGCGACGATCCGAGCGCGCTCGTCCGCAGCCATGCCGCCTGGGCGCTCGGTCGAATCGGTTCGCCGCAAGCGTTCGCCGCGTTGCGTGCGGTCGCCGAAACCGAGCGCGACCCTGCGGTCCGGGACGAGGTGGCGGCAGCCTTGGAACCGAGCCGACCCGCGACGGCGTTCAAGGAGGTGAGATTATGA
- a CDS encoding aldo/keto reductase, protein MIVRPFGPTGRDVPAIGQGTWNTPVRGERAEEAKRALRRGIELGMVHVDTAEMYGDGASEKLIGEAIRDLPREQLFIVSKVLPSNARYEATIRACEATLKRMRLDYLDCYLLHWRGSVPLGETMRALEQLVRDGKTRSLGVSNFSVNDLEEAQVALEHEPIACNQVLYNLGERSVEEHEFPYCRERGIAIVGYTPFGRGDWADRPGAHVLEELAHKHGATPRQVILAFLTRDPIAFTIPKAATVVHTEENAAAGDLRLDAADVAAIDQAFPAKRRRGGLPTL, encoded by the coding sequence GTGATCGTGCGCCCGTTCGGCCCGACCGGCCGCGACGTTCCGGCGATCGGCCAGGGAACGTGGAACACGCCCGTGCGCGGGGAGCGCGCCGAGGAGGCGAAGCGCGCGCTGCGCCGCGGGATCGAGCTCGGGATGGTGCACGTCGACACCGCCGAGATGTACGGCGACGGCGCCTCGGAGAAGCTGATCGGCGAGGCGATCCGGGACCTGCCGCGCGAGCAGCTCTTCATTGTCTCGAAAGTGCTGCCGTCGAATGCGCGCTACGAGGCGACGATTCGCGCTTGCGAGGCGACGCTCAAGCGGATGCGCCTCGACTACCTCGACTGCTACCTCCTGCACTGGCGCGGCAGCGTCCCGCTCGGCGAGACGATGCGCGCGCTCGAGCAGCTGGTGCGCGATGGCAAGACGCGCTCGCTCGGTGTCAGCAACTTCTCGGTGAACGATCTGGAAGAGGCGCAAGTCGCGCTCGAGCACGAGCCGATCGCGTGCAATCAAGTCTTGTACAACTTGGGCGAGCGCAGCGTGGAGGAGCACGAGTTCCCGTACTGCCGCGAGCGCGGGATCGCGATCGTCGGCTACACGCCGTTCGGCCGCGGCGACTGGGCCGACCGCCCCGGCGCGCACGTGCTCGAAGAGCTCGCGCACAAGCACGGCGCGACGCCGCGCCAGGTCATTCTCGCCTTTCTCACCCGCGACCCGATCGCGTTCACCATTCCGAAAGCCGCGACCGTCGTGCACACCGAGGAGAACGCCGCCGCCGGCGACCTGCGCCTCGACGCCGCCGACGTCGCCGCGATCGACCAAGCCTTCCCCGCCAAACGCCGCCGTGGAGGCTTGCCGACGCTCTGA
- the rfbC gene encoding dTDP-4-dehydrorhamnose 3,5-epimerase, which translates to MESFPTKFADARVFVPDVFSDDRGFFKETWSDPKYAALGLDLRFAQDSCSLSKRNVIRGLHYDFRMAKLVQCLQGRIWDVIVDLRRDSPTYLQWEGFELSAGNHRQLFVPAGFGHGFLALDDDVVVHYKNSVPYDAAHEGAVSWRNPRIGVNWPLAGEPRLSAKDAAVPEDFLP; encoded by the coding sequence ATCGAGTCGTTTCCGACGAAGTTCGCGGACGCGCGCGTCTTCGTCCCCGACGTGTTTTCGGACGACCGCGGTTTTTTCAAAGAGACGTGGTCCGATCCGAAGTACGCCGCGCTCGGGCTCGACCTCCGCTTCGCGCAGGACTCGTGCTCGCTCTCGAAGCGCAACGTGATCCGCGGGCTGCACTACGACTTCCGCATGGCGAAGCTGGTGCAGTGCCTGCAAGGCCGCATCTGGGACGTGATCGTCGACCTGCGCCGGGACTCGCCGACCTACTTGCAGTGGGAAGGCTTCGAGCTCTCCGCCGGCAACCACCGGCAGCTGTTCGTCCCGGCCGGCTTCGGCCACGGCTTCCTCGCGCTCGACGACGACGTGGTCGTGCACTACAAGAACAGCGTCCCGTACGACGCGGCGCACGAAGGCGCGGTCAGCTGGCGCAACCCGCGGATCGGCGTGAACTGGCCGCTCGCGGGCGAGCCGCGGCTCTCCGCCAAGGACGCCGCCGTCCCGGAGGATTTCTTGCCGTGA
- the moeB gene encoding molybdopterin-synthase adenylyltransferase MoeB: MSTLAGRRDLRRYSRHLLIPEVGLAGQEKLAAARVLVIGAGGLGSPVLAYLAAAGVGRILVIDDDAVDVTNLQRQILYDTADVGAPKAHRAAERLRALNPQIAIDALARRFDAANARELVRLADVVVDGSDTFSTRYLVNDACVLEGKPDVHGSIFRFDGQVAVFAAADGPCYRCLYPEPPPEDLVPSCSEGGVLGVLAGMVGTFQANEAIKLLLGIGTPLIGRLLLIDALDARVREVRIARDPGCPLCGESPTIDDVGNVPERAVRPSTVPELDLDALDEALAGGALLLDVREPHERVLGEVPGAVAIPAGVLEARLHELDSAKTYIVACRVGSKSRWAAERLKEAGFGKVYHLRDGLLALAARDAGFDLF, encoded by the coding sequence ATGAGCACTTTGGCGGGGCGGCGCGATCTGCGCCGGTACAGCCGGCATCTGTTGATCCCCGAGGTCGGGCTGGCGGGACAGGAGAAGCTCGCCGCCGCGCGCGTGCTCGTCATCGGCGCGGGCGGCCTCGGCTCGCCGGTGCTCGCGTATCTCGCCGCCGCCGGCGTCGGGCGCATCCTGGTGATCGACGACGACGCGGTCGACGTTACCAACCTGCAGCGCCAGATCTTGTACGACACCGCCGACGTCGGCGCGCCGAAGGCGCACCGCGCGGCCGAACGACTGCGCGCGCTGAACCCGCAGATCGCGATCGACGCGCTCGCGAGGCGCTTCGACGCCGCGAACGCGCGCGAGCTGGTGCGGCTCGCCGACGTCGTCGTCGACGGCAGCGACACGTTCTCGACCCGCTACCTCGTCAACGACGCGTGCGTGCTCGAAGGCAAGCCGGACGTGCACGGTTCGATCTTCCGGTTCGACGGACAGGTCGCGGTGTTCGCGGCAGCCGACGGCCCCTGCTATCGGTGTCTGTATCCCGAGCCGCCGCCCGAAGATCTCGTCCCGTCGTGCAGCGAGGGCGGCGTGCTCGGCGTGCTCGCCGGCATGGTCGGCACGTTTCAAGCCAACGAAGCGATCAAGCTGCTGCTCGGAATCGGCACGCCGCTGATCGGCCGGCTGCTGCTGATCGACGCGCTCGACGCGCGCGTGCGCGAGGTTCGCATCGCGCGCGATCCCGGCTGTCCGCTGTGCGGCGAGTCGCCGACGATCGATGACGTCGGGAACGTCCCGGAACGCGCCGTGCGTCCGAGCACCGTTCCCGAGCTCGACCTCGACGCGCTCGACGAAGCGCTCGCCGGCGGCGCGCTGCTGCTCGACGTGCGCGAGCCGCACGAGCGCGTCCTCGGCGAGGTCCCCGGTGCGGTCGCGATCCCGGCCGGCGTGCTGGAGGCGCGGCTGCACGAGCTCGACAGCGCGAAGACGTACATAGTCGCCTGCCGGGTCGGCTCGAAATCGCGTTGGGCGGCCGAACGGCTCAAGGAGGCCGGATTCGGCAAGGTCTATCATCTGCGCGATGGCCTTCTCGCCCTTGCCGCGCGCGATGCGGGATTCGATCTTTTCTAG
- a CDS encoding alpha/beta fold hydrolase, which yields MNVTLHRVDAGFNPVAVLEYEARRARDVTLVVGHGYSSSKQNLDGLCSFLGSHGFAVYSLDFPGHKLGSSGGRLRSVDDLFAAMEAVIRFARERGARTVYTLGHSMGATTALIVASRDPMLAGAISIATGYGRPSALEALGARGTVDLRSSYVDGLSLPEIAAEWQPLVGGALARLAGRPVLIVAAERDGMVARSSVEQLYARAAEPKTFATVPSDHTFAGDNSRTAVLQWLNALHPRRAPAEQRVATPLIDAPL from the coding sequence GTGAACGTCACCCTGCACCGGGTCGACGCGGGCTTCAACCCGGTCGCCGTGCTCGAGTACGAAGCACGCCGCGCGCGCGACGTGACGCTCGTCGTCGGCCACGGCTACTCCAGCTCGAAGCAGAACCTCGACGGCTTGTGCTCGTTCCTGGGCAGCCACGGCTTCGCCGTCTACTCGCTCGATTTCCCGGGCCACAAGCTGGGCTCGAGCGGCGGACGGCTGCGCAGCGTCGACGATCTTTTCGCCGCGATGGAAGCCGTGATTCGTTTCGCGCGCGAGCGCGGCGCGCGGACCGTCTACACGCTGGGCCACAGCATGGGTGCGACGACGGCGCTCATCGTCGCGAGCCGCGATCCGATGCTTGCCGGCGCGATCTCCATCGCAACGGGTTACGGTCGCCCGAGCGCGCTCGAAGCGCTGGGCGCGCGCGGTACCGTCGACCTGCGCTCCTCGTACGTCGACGGGCTCTCGCTCCCCGAGATCGCCGCCGAATGGCAACCGCTCGTTGGCGGCGCGCTCGCGCGCTTGGCGGGACGCCCGGTGCTCATCGTCGCCGCCGAGCGCGACGGGATGGTCGCGCGCTCGTCGGTCGAGCAGCTCTACGCGCGCGCCGCCGAGCCGAAGACGTTCGCCACGGTCCCGAGCGATCACACCTTCGCCGGCGACAACAGCCGCACGGCGGTGCTGCAATGGCTGAACGCGCTCCACCCGCGCCGCGCACCCGCCGAGCAACGCGTCGCAACCCCTTTGATTGACGCGCCCCTCTAA
- a CDS encoding molybdenum cofactor biosynthesis protein MoaE, with translation MIGLSANAIDADALVAAVKTKAHGAVVTFLGTTRETSPGDPRPVAALEYEAYEAMALAEMEAIAREAEAHFGPLGIAMVHRTGRVALGEPSVAVVVAAPHRGKAFDACRYAIDALKARVAVWKREIYRDGDAAWIANTAS, from the coding sequence GTGATCGGACTGAGCGCGAACGCGATCGACGCCGACGCGCTCGTCGCCGCGGTGAAGACGAAGGCGCACGGCGCGGTGGTGACGTTCCTCGGCACGACGCGCGAGACGTCGCCCGGCGATCCGCGTCCGGTCGCGGCGCTGGAGTACGAGGCCTACGAGGCGATGGCGCTCGCCGAGATGGAAGCGATCGCGCGCGAGGCCGAGGCGCACTTCGGGCCGCTCGGGATCGCGATGGTCCACCGCACCGGCCGCGTCGCGCTCGGCGAACCGTCGGTCGCGGTGGTCGTCGCCGCGCCGCACCGCGGCAAGGCGTTCGACGCGTGCCGCTACGCGATCGACGCCCTCAAAGCGCGTGTCGCGGTGTGGAAACGCGAGATCTACCGCGACGGCGACGCCGCCTGGATCGCGAACACCGCCTCGTGA
- a CDS encoding MoaD/ThiS family protein: MKSSAARLVTVRVLAFARLRELLGFGERLVSVPDGASAGEVWAQLAAGSPELAGLRASTRFARNGELIEGATVLREGDELALLPPVGGG, from the coding sequence ATGAAGTCGAGCGCCGCGCGCCTGGTCACCGTGCGCGTGCTCGCGTTCGCGCGCTTGCGCGAGCTGCTCGGATTCGGCGAACGGCTCGTCTCGGTGCCCGACGGCGCGAGCGCCGGCGAGGTTTGGGCGCAGCTCGCCGCCGGCTCGCCGGAGCTGGCCGGGCTGCGGGCGTCGACGCGCTTCGCGCGCAACGGCGAGCTGATCGAGGGCGCGACGGTGCTTCGCGAGGGCGACGAGCTGGCGCTGCTGCCGCCGGTCGGCGGCGGATGA